One genomic window of Mesotoga infera includes the following:
- a CDS encoding DUF2877 domain-containing protein, translating into MIHLYPFERSNDWNEEISSLTVKSIYDTVVNLKSGSGTRFSLLVKTEDYLPRSALIEALPAFEKGQEIVVDLKCV; encoded by the coding sequence ATGATCCATCTGTATCCATTCGAGAGAAGCAACGATTGGAATGAGGAGATCAGTAGTCTCACTGTCAAGAGTATTTATGACACTGTAGTGAATCTGAAGAGTGGTTCTGGAACGAGATTCTCTCTTCTAGTTAAGACGGAGGATTATCTTCCCCGATCGGCATTGATAGAGGCTCTTCCAGCATTTGAGAAAGGTCAGGAGATTGTTGTTGATTTGAAGTGCGTA
- a CDS encoding CoA transferase: MSKPLEGLFVLDLTRVLAGPFCTMLLCDMGATVVKVERPDGGDDSRSFSPFVGDESAYFMSINRGKKSITLNLKTAEGKSLLERLIESADVLVENFRPGVFEKLGFPAERLREINPRLIYTCSSGFGHSGPMSRRTAYDLIIQGLSGMMSITGPDKDNPTKVGSSIADIFCGTFACIGILAALLSRNDRGRGQMVDVAMLDSMVAVLENAIARYAATGEVPVPIGNRHPSIAPFASFETLDGKINIAVGNDGIWNKFCKAIGRSDICDDPRFASNPARVKNISDLMEIISEQLKKKGSEEWLSDFEKLDIPSGKINDVSDLFEDEQIKAREMIVEVSHGSGTVKMPGVPIKFSETPASISGPAPLLGEHNSEIYIGMLGISVQEMDALRENGVI, encoded by the coding sequence TTGTCCAAGCCCCTTGAAGGTCTCTTTGTTCTCGATCTTACGCGGGTCCTTGCTGGACCTTTCTGCACAATGCTTCTCTGCGACATGGGCGCCACCGTCGTGAAGGTGGAGCGACCTGACGGCGGAGACGATTCAAGATCGTTCAGTCCTTTTGTCGGGGACGAAAGCGCTTACTTCATGAGCATAAACAGAGGAAAGAAGAGTATCACTCTAAATTTGAAGACAGCCGAAGGAAAGAGTCTCCTCGAAAGACTTATTGAGAGTGCGGATGTGTTGGTGGAAAACTTCAGACCGGGCGTATTTGAGAAACTCGGCTTTCCTGCGGAGAGGCTGAGAGAGATTAATCCCAGGCTCATATACACATGCTCGTCCGGTTTTGGACATTCCGGTCCCATGAGCAGAAGAACGGCTTATGATCTCATTATTCAGGGACTTAGCGGAATGATGAGCATAACTGGTCCTGACAAAGATAATCCAACGAAGGTTGGAAGCTCAATCGCAGACATTTTCTGTGGAACATTTGCATGCATTGGAATTCTCGCCGCACTTCTAAGCCGTAATGATAGGGGAAGAGGGCAAATGGTTGATGTTGCAATGCTTGACAGTATGGTCGCTGTTCTGGAAAACGCCATCGCCAGATATGCGGCAACTGGCGAGGTCCCCGTTCCGATAGGAAACAGACATCCATCAATCGCGCCATTCGCCTCTTTCGAGACTCTTGACGGCAAAATCAACATCGCTGTAGGAAATGATGGCATCTGGAACAAGTTCTGCAAAGCAATTGGCAGGTCGGACATATGTGATGACCCAAGATTCGCCAGTAATCCCGCTAGAGTAAAGAATATTTCCGATCTTATGGAAATAATCAGTGAACAGCTCAAGAAGAAAGGATCCGAGGAATGGCTGAGCGACTTTGAGAAACTGGATATTCCTTCCGGGAAGATAAATGACGTATCCGATCTTTTTGAAGACGAGCAGATCAAAGCGCGAGAGATGATAGTTGAAGTTTCCCACGGAAGCGGAACAGTGAAAATGCCGGGTGTTCCGATCAAATTCTCGGAGACTCCCGCTTCTATTTCCGGTCCGGCTCCTTTGCTTGGGGAACACAATAGCGAGATCTATATAGGAATGCTTGGAATTAGTGTTCAAGAGATGGATGCCCTTCGAGAAAACGGGGTAATATGA
- a CDS encoding carbon-nitrogen hydrolase family protein, with product MKEFVASAIQFEVEPMKIERNLEVAYRWISRCVKETGASLIVLPESFTTGFTPIGSASELWDAVDEIPGRLTNEGLKWASEFEAYICFPTYERGKERGIIYNSAAVLGPEGILGVYRKTHPFPTERLAAGGWTTPGVDPLVVSTPIADIGVVICYDGDFPELARVTALKGAEVVCRPSAFLRTYDQWELTNRARAYDNHVYWIASNLVGKDASGANFFGSSMIVHPSGAKIVQASGCEEYIAARLNDDPIKKITPGSSRDQMFDHIEDRNLESYSDILTKGKSVFEPSKRIPYGRR from the coding sequence TTCAGTTCGAAGTTGAGCCTATGAAAATCGAGAGAAACCTGGAAGTTGCATACCGCTGGATAAGCAGATGCGTAAAGGAAACGGGAGCATCACTGATCGTATTGCCAGAGAGTTTCACGACAGGTTTCACTCCAATAGGAAGTGCAAGTGAGCTTTGGGATGCGGTTGATGAGATCCCCGGACGTCTAACGAATGAAGGGCTGAAATGGGCGAGTGAGTTTGAGGCTTATATTTGCTTCCCCACGTATGAGCGCGGCAAGGAGCGGGGAATCATATACAATAGCGCTGCTGTTCTTGGTCCGGAAGGCATTCTTGGTGTTTACCGTAAGACTCATCCTTTTCCGACCGAAAGGCTGGCGGCCGGTGGATGGACTACTCCGGGAGTTGATCCGCTTGTTGTTTCGACCCCGATTGCAGATATCGGGGTAGTGATTTGTTATGACGGTGACTTTCCCGAACTGGCAAGAGTGACCGCGCTGAAGGGTGCAGAGGTGGTTTGTCGGCCATCAGCATTCTTGAGAACTTATGATCAGTGGGAACTGACCAACAGGGCAAGAGCTTATGACAACCATGTTTACTGGATTGCATCTAACCTAGTGGGAAAAGACGCAAGCGGAGCGAATTTCTTCGGCTCGTCAATGATTGTCCACCCGTCTGGGGCGAAGATTGTCCAGGCTTCGGGTTGCGAAGAGTATATTGCTGCAAGATTGAATGATGATCCAATAAAGAAGATTACTCCAGGTTCTTCGAGAGATCAGATGTTCGACCATATAGAGGATAGAAACCTCGAGTCCTACAGCGATATTCTGACTAAAGGAAAGAGCGTCTTCGAACCTTCAAAAAGAATTCCATATGGGAGGAGATAG